In one window of Lewinella sp. 4G2 DNA:
- a CDS encoding tyrosine-type recombinase/integrase, with translation MNRPLAFGVRKKCKEGMASMYEPMTENYRSLLATCRAELRLLGYAKGTAKLCGAGEMLRWLEERGLLDLAEVGKDDMAAYLAYLTTRPSATGGALSLYTVTGYLFSCKLLFDYAERHGLRGGSPLLGLELPTPPASTRKAVSRAVINKLYQAAAEDVRTTVLLHLLYGCGLRRMEVVDLNVGDVDHQNGLLYVRSGKGKKRRVIPLAARVAAGLKNYQKRERWRWVSGANSGALLLNDRGGRMLGNVISRRLAAVVKRAKVKEIITPHVLRHSVATHLITKGMDLERVRDFLGHDHLETTQIYTHVNAGDT, from the coding sequence ATGAATAGACCCCTGGCGTTCGGTGTTCGCAAAAAGTGTAAAGAGGGTATGGCAAGTATGTACGAACCAATGACGGAAAACTACCGGTCTTTACTGGCGACTTGTCGGGCGGAGTTGCGGCTACTGGGTTATGCCAAAGGGACGGCGAAACTTTGCGGGGCGGGCGAGATGCTGCGGTGGTTGGAGGAACGGGGGCTGTTGGACTTGGCCGAAGTTGGCAAAGACGACATGGCGGCGTACCTGGCCTACCTAACGACGCGGCCAAGCGCAACGGGTGGAGCGCTGAGCTTGTACACCGTGACGGGCTACCTGTTTAGCTGCAAGCTGCTGTTCGACTACGCCGAGCGGCACGGGCTGCGGGGCGGTTCTCCGTTGCTAGGCTTAGAGTTGCCGACGCCGCCGGCGTCGACGAGAAAGGCGGTGAGCCGGGCGGTTATCAATAAGCTTTACCAAGCGGCGGCGGAGGATGTACGGACCACGGTGCTGCTGCACCTGCTGTACGGTTGCGGGCTGCGCAGAATGGAAGTCGTGGACCTGAACGTGGGCGATGTCGACCATCAAAATGGGTTGCTGTACGTCCGCAGCGGAAAGGGTAAAAAGCGGCGGGTGATCCCGCTAGCGGCGCGGGTGGCGGCGGGGCTGAAGAACTACCAGAAGCGGGAGCGGTGGCGGTGGGTGAGCGGGGCGAATAGTGGGGCGTTACTGCTCAACGATCGGGGTGGGCGGATGCTGGGTAACGTGATCAGTCGGCGGCTGGCGGCGGTGGTGAAAAGGGCGAAGGTCAAAGAGATTATTACGCCGCACGTCTTGCGGCACTCGGTGGCCACGCACCTGATCACCAAGGGCATGGACCTGGAGCGAGTACGTGACTTCCTCGGTCACGATCACCTGGAAACGACGCAGATCTACACGCACGTAAACGCCGGCGACACATGA
- a CDS encoding tyrosine-type recombinase/integrase: MNLDDYLSANYTVATARTYAFEIERYLVYVGGESGALRVKYADVVGYLVSLRGRYENGETVRRILYSVKAYHRYLLKVGKREDHPASRLRLRDVARTDQVQTQDLLDAAELEKLLTTRVERYPLLANRNAVIIGLLVHQALTVSEVGRLQVGDVDLAAATIKVKGSGRQQARTLKLAAVQVMTLLEYLKEDRPRLMRDDIKALILTSRGTAENGEGVHYLVETLRPLVPGKRLTPMVIRQSVIALKLKNGGGLRQVQVFAGHKKVTTTEGYRETNLEELRAAVVRFHPLR, encoded by the coding sequence ATGAACCTGGATGACTACCTGAGCGCGAACTACACGGTGGCAACGGCGAGAACCTACGCCTTTGAAATCGAGCGGTACCTGGTCTACGTCGGCGGGGAAAGCGGGGCGTTGCGGGTGAAGTACGCCGACGTGGTCGGCTACCTGGTGAGCTTGCGGGGGCGGTACGAGAATGGGGAAACGGTGCGGCGGATTTTGTACTCGGTCAAAGCTTATCACCGGTATCTGTTGAAGGTTGGCAAACGCGAAGATCATCCGGCGTCGCGGTTGCGGTTGCGAGACGTGGCCAGAACTGACCAGGTTCAAACACAAGACTTGCTTGACGCGGCCGAGCTGGAGAAGTTGCTGACGACAAGGGTGGAGCGATATCCGTTATTAGCCAACCGGAACGCGGTTATCATCGGTCTGCTGGTACATCAAGCACTGACGGTTAGCGAAGTGGGAAGGTTGCAAGTTGGCGACGTCGATCTGGCAGCGGCGACGATCAAAGTTAAAGGGTCAGGAAGGCAACAGGCGCGGACGCTAAAGCTGGCGGCGGTGCAGGTGATGACATTGTTGGAGTATCTCAAAGAGGACCGGCCCAGGTTGATGAGGGATGATATAAAAGCGCTGATCCTGACGAGCCGGGGAACGGCGGAAAATGGCGAAGGGGTGCACTACCTGGTGGAGACGCTTAGGCCGTTGGTGCCAGGCAAACGGTTGACGCCGATGGTGATCCGCCAAAGCGTGATCGCGCTCAAACTCAAGAACGGCGGAGGCTTACGGCAGGTGCAGGTCTTCGCCGGCCACAAAAAGGTGACGACAACGGAAGGGTACCGCGAAACGAATCTGGAGGAGCTGCGGGCGGCGGTAGTGCGCTTCCACCCCTTACGCTAA